GATATttggaaaataataaaagcaATGTTTTCAATATGAATTTggaaggtaaaaaaaaaaaagacatcAACATGAAATGTAAAAATGGAGATAATACATATGATGATACATATGATGATACATATGATAATACATATGATAATACATATGATGATACATATGATGATACATATGATGAAACACATGATAATAcatatgatgatatatatgatcatACACATGATAATACACATAATGATGTAGATTCAAAACAAGACCAATATAAAGATAAACCTTcaaatgattattataataaaacaaataataataaagagtGGTCGAAAGAAAATCTTACTTTTcaatatatcattaaaaatataagggatgaaataaatagatatgaaaagaaatacAAATTGATTGAGTTTGCAAAAAGAATGAAgagagaaaatatttttgaattaaaaaatagtaTGGAAATAAATTGGAATATCCCCCCTATAGAATTCAcagaaattaatattaacatGTTATGTCCTAcatgttttctttttaaaaatttaagaaCAAAACATTGTTCTTTGTGTGACAAATGTGTTGAAATATTTGATCATCATTGTGATTTTACACTTAATTGTATGGGTATTGAAAATGCTAGgatatttcttttatggATTTTACTCAacatttgtttttctttttatattatatatatatatggatgttttatttttaatatttcatttaattataacaacatcaaattttatatcataatacTTATGGCTATtgtattatctatattactaatatattttatgggtgccatatttataagatccataatgaacatattagaaaatattacatccaatgaaaaatttaaaatttatacatacaaaacattttttacatatgAATTAACTATGGATGAAAAAAACCAACCTATTGTTAtaagaaaatttaaaaatccATTTGATCAAGGAAGGtttcttaattttataaattttttaacaaaatCAAAAACAAAGTtaattaaaaaggaaaaacagTTTATAGAGATtgacaaaaatattaaaagccAAAAGCTAACAGAATTTGTTGACAAATTGAATAAACGGTTAAACCAAATGAACATTGAATGAAAACTgttcatatgaaaaaaataaaaaaaaaataataataaattcagaatatacaaaattatgAAATGTAGTAATTTATTGAGTGtaattataagaataaaaataaaa
This region of Plasmodium sp. gorilla clade G2 genome assembly, chromosome: 13 genomic DNA includes:
- a CDS encoding palmitoyltransferase, putative; its protein translation is MNNSTSCVSINIKELLFNLSKQKDERIFYFLEKDKTLINIQDENGNSLLHWAVFLNNVYLVYYLLENNADRDIKSHSKQTPLFWAICSNNIFMIYILNKYGINLFQEDDKGYNCLIISIQYNNILAFFYLLYLNVSITHKDYNSCSVVDWAAYNNNLFFLRFFSIFMNNLYSLNLNTPTSTLHKAIIGNSYEACVYLIINKLQNVYDIGTDDNKTILQFVEDNKSKIDPRIYQFLNSKKVYRLCQNKGNINKNRNFLYEENGTIGSYTIKRKKKLPIFLSIYTKYIENKALLLYPLMLVFLYVYLNITYFLYVRKYIEGQKLYLDLFHPFLFVIYYFVVTSNPGYLENNKSNVFNMNLEGKKKKDINMKCKNGDNTYDDTYDDTYDNTYDNTYDDTYDDTYDETHDNTYDDIYDHTHDNTHNDVDSKQDQYKDKPSNDYYNKTNNNKEWSKENLTFQYIIKNIRDEINRYEKKYKLIEFAKRMKRENIFELKNSMEINWNIPPIEFTEININMLCPTCFLFKNLRTKHCSLCDKCVEIFDHHCDFTLNCMGIENARIFLLWILLNICFSFYIIYIYGCFIFNISFNYNNIKFYIIILMAIVLSILLIYFMGAIFIRSIMNILENITSNEKFKIYTYKTFFTYELTMDEKNQPIVIRKFKNPFDQGRFLNFINFLTKSKTKLIKKEKQFIEIDKNIKSQKLTEFVDKLNKRLNQMNIE